Proteins from a genomic interval of Nitrosomonas sp.:
- a CDS encoding Rne/Rng family ribonuclease, producing the protein MKRMLFNATQPEELRVAIVDGQRLIDLDIEIAGKEQRKSNIYKATITRLEPSLEAAFVDYGAGRHGFLPYKEIAPTCTSNLTGTTGNRIADLLREGQELIVQVDKDERGNKGAALTTYISLAGRYLVLMPNNPQGGGVSRRISAEERAELREVLANLQIPDGMSVIARTAGIGRSEEELQWDLNYLVQLWRAIEEAANNQNGIFLIYQESSLVIRAIRDYFHAEISEILIDNPEIYEQANQFMAHVMPANVERLKLYQDDIPLFSRFQIEHQIETAYSRQVTLPSGGSIVIDHTEALVSIDVNSARAIRGSDIEATAFNTNLEAADEVARQLRLRDLGGLVVVDFIDMEVARNQREVESTLLKALRLDRARVQVGKISRFGLLELSRQRLRPSLGEGNYIPCPRCHGTGHIRGTDSSALHILRIIQEEAMKEHTSLLQVQLPVDVATFLLNEKRSEIYRLEARLKVGIILVPNIHMETPNYIINRLKHEDLKSTELPASYEMVEKISEEILPTSNAQENKTSQPKAAVTGIKLDQPAPVREEKPRESLSFLDKFFSLFKSNSGQNQTQSILTPDEEKERNARAERNRNRRDRNRNKRSKPLSANQSPEGNNAAITSKSSLEASELPPDNSVTSNDITPGKSPRESNRRPARYSNPTQTLPTDEAASTHLEIIEPDETSSSLESSDDIKAEERRGRPRRRRGGANRNRSTRPNDTIETNTVPADDLFQSDKSTIEVIAAPANIAEISPTIPILDSKPIESDSGMPGHQQATVPQSIISANNERNEPDLSKSGLIMIETAPEKVIAAAEVMPAPPRRVRVRQDNVESQATHSEPLVQIETKN; encoded by the coding sequence ATGAAACGAATGTTATTCAACGCGACTCAGCCGGAAGAATTGCGTGTCGCGATTGTCGATGGACAGAGACTTATCGATCTTGATATTGAAATCGCTGGCAAGGAACAGCGCAAAAGCAATATTTATAAAGCAACCATCACCCGGCTGGAACCAAGTCTGGAAGCCGCCTTTGTTGATTATGGCGCTGGCCGACATGGATTCCTGCCCTACAAGGAAATTGCACCCACCTGTACTAGCAACCTAACTGGCACAACCGGCAACCGCATTGCTGATCTACTGCGTGAAGGACAGGAGCTCATTGTACAGGTTGATAAAGATGAGCGCGGCAATAAAGGTGCTGCTCTTACCACTTATATTTCGCTGGCAGGTCGTTATCTGGTTCTGATGCCAAATAATCCACAAGGCGGAGGTGTCTCTCGACGTATCAGCGCGGAAGAACGAGCTGAATTACGTGAGGTCCTTGCCAATCTCCAGATTCCTGATGGCATGAGCGTGATCGCACGAACTGCGGGAATAGGTCGCAGCGAAGAAGAGCTGCAATGGGATTTAAATTATCTCGTTCAACTCTGGCGTGCAATTGAGGAAGCCGCAAATAACCAGAATGGAATTTTTCTGATCTATCAGGAAAGCAGTCTCGTTATACGCGCAATCCGCGATTACTTCCACGCCGAAATTAGTGAAATCCTGATCGATAATCCAGAGATATATGAACAAGCCAATCAATTCATGGCGCATGTCATGCCAGCAAATGTGGAACGGCTTAAACTGTATCAGGATGACATACCGCTCTTCTCTCGCTTTCAGATAGAACATCAGATTGAAACTGCCTATTCCCGGCAAGTCACGCTACCCTCCGGCGGCTCGATCGTGATTGATCATACCGAGGCATTAGTATCCATCGACGTCAATTCCGCACGCGCAATCCGTGGATCCGATATTGAAGCGACTGCTTTCAATACTAATCTCGAAGCCGCTGATGAGGTTGCACGACAGCTACGCCTACGTGATCTTGGTGGATTGGTAGTCGTGGATTTCATTGATATGGAAGTTGCTCGCAACCAGCGTGAAGTAGAATCAACGCTCCTAAAAGCGTTGCGCCTTGATCGCGCACGTGTTCAAGTTGGAAAAATTTCCAGATTTGGATTGCTCGAACTCTCCCGGCAACGCCTGCGTCCTTCACTCGGAGAAGGAAATTACATCCCCTGCCCTCGCTGCCATGGCACTGGCCACATCCGAGGCACAGATTCTTCTGCACTGCATATCCTGCGAATCATTCAGGAAGAAGCGATGAAAGAACATACCAGTCTGCTACAGGTGCAGCTGCCTGTTGATGTCGCTACCTTTTTACTGAATGAAAAGCGTTCGGAAATATATCGACTGGAAGCAAGACTGAAGGTGGGCATCATTCTGGTTCCCAACATTCACATGGAAACCCCTAATTACATTATCAACCGACTGAAACATGAGGATCTCAAATCAACTGAATTACCCGCCAGTTATGAAATGGTAGAAAAAATTTCTGAAGAAATACTACCCACTTCAAATGCCCAGGAGAACAAGACATCACAGCCCAAAGCAGCAGTTACCGGTATCAAACTTGATCAACCTGCACCAGTTCGTGAAGAAAAACCCCGAGAATCACTCTCGTTTTTAGATAAATTTTTTAGCCTGTTCAAATCCAATAGTGGACAAAATCAGACTCAATCGATATTGACGCCTGATGAAGAAAAAGAAAGAAATGCCCGCGCTGAACGTAATCGCAACCGCCGGGACCGTAATCGTAACAAACGAAGTAAACCCCTGTCGGCCAATCAATCTCCAGAGGGCAATAATGCTGCGATCACGAGCAAATCATCGCTTGAAGCATCTGAACTGCCGCCTGATAATTCCGTTACCAGCAACGATATTACTCCGGGGAAATCGCCCAGAGAGAGCAATCGCAGACCAGCCAGATACAGCAACCCAACCCAGACCCTCCCAACCGACGAGGCGGCATCGACTCATCTGGAAATCATCGAACCGGATGAGACATCATCCTCTCTCGAATCTTCTGATGACATAAAGGCAGAAGAGCGGCGAGGACGCCCCCGTCGCCGTCGTGGTGGTGCAAACAGGAATCGCTCAACGCGACCCAATGATACTATCGAGACCAATACGGTACCTGCAGATGATTTATTTCAGTCAGATAAGTCAACAATAGAAGTTATAGCAGCTCCTGCCAACATAGCTGAGATCAGCCCCACCATACCGATTTTAGATAGCAAACCAATCGAATCGGATTCTGGTATGCCAGGACATCAGCAAGCAACCGTCCCTCAATCTATCATTTCAGCTAACAACGAACGTAACGAGCCGGATCTCTCCAAAAGTGGTCTGATCATGATCGAAACTGCACCGGAGAAAGTTATCGCTGCTGCCGAAGTGATGCCAGCGCCACCAAGGAGAGTACGCGTTCGCCAGGACAACGTAGAATCTCAGGCCACTCATTCGGAACCTTTGGTGCAGATTGAAACCAAAAATTAA
- a CDS encoding glutamate-5-semialdehyde dehydrogenase: MNSTDLRSMMQALGQAARAAAQLTAKASTAAKNKALIVMAAAIRRDEQLLISANASDLALARDKKLDSSLIDRLTLTTERIAAMADGLEQIAALPDPIGAISDLNYRPSGIQVGRMRVPLGVIGIIYEARPNVTADAAGLCLKAGNAAILRGGSEAMHSNQAIAACVQEGLKVAGLPEQAVQVINTPDRAAVGELITMQKYVDIIVPRGGKGLIERISSEARVPVIKHLDGICHIYVDIHANLEKALRIVDNAKTQRYGTCNTLETLLIHAGIAQQFLPVIGKLLQEKQVELRGDNAAQALLPGIKSATEEDWRTEYLAPILSIRVVADIEQAIDHITRYGSQHTDAIVTENYALARQFLREVDSSSVMVNASTRFADGFEYGLGAEIGISTDKLHARGPVGLIGLTSEKYIVLGDGHIRI; this comes from the coding sequence ATGAATAGTACAGACTTACGTTCAATGATGCAGGCGTTAGGACAGGCCGCACGCGCAGCGGCACAATTGACTGCAAAAGCCAGCACCGCCGCCAAGAATAAGGCATTAATCGTCATGGCAGCCGCTATTCGTCGCGATGAGCAACTTTTGATCTCTGCCAATGCCAGTGACCTCGCCTTGGCCAGAGACAAAAAACTTGATTCGTCTCTGATTGATCGCCTGACACTGACTACTGAAAGAATTGCCGCCATGGCGGATGGCCTGGAGCAGATTGCCGCCCTGCCCGATCCGATTGGAGCAATTTCCGATCTGAATTATCGTCCTTCCGGTATTCAAGTTGGCAGGATGCGGGTTCCGCTTGGTGTCATTGGTATTATTTACGAAGCACGACCCAATGTTACCGCCGATGCTGCCGGTTTATGCCTGAAAGCAGGTAATGCCGCAATTTTGCGCGGTGGATCGGAAGCCATGCACAGTAATCAAGCAATTGCAGCTTGTGTGCAGGAAGGACTAAAAGTTGCGGGATTACCGGAACAAGCCGTGCAGGTCATCAACACACCCGATCGGGCAGCGGTTGGTGAACTGATCACCATGCAGAAATACGTCGATATCATCGTACCGCGTGGTGGCAAAGGGTTAATTGAACGAATTTCCAGTGAAGCGCGTGTACCGGTTATCAAACATCTGGATGGCATCTGCCATATCTATGTAGATATCCATGCCAATCTGGAAAAAGCATTGCGTATCGTTGACAATGCTAAAACTCAACGATATGGCACGTGCAACACACTGGAAACTCTGCTCATCCATGCTGGTATTGCTCAGCAGTTTCTGCCGGTGATTGGCAAACTGTTGCAGGAAAAACAAGTGGAGTTGCGAGGAGATAATGCTGCACAGGCGTTACTGCCCGGTATAAAATCCGCTACCGAAGAGGACTGGCGCACCGAATATCTGGCACCGATTCTGAGCATACGCGTCGTTGCCGATATCGAACAGGCCATCGACCACATTACCCGTTACGGCTCGCAACATACTGATGCCATTGTCACTGAAAACTATGCGCTTGCCCGTCAATTTTTACGTGAGGTAGACTCCAGCTCGGTCATGGTGAATGCTTCTACCCGTTTTGCCGACGGATTTGAATACGGTCTGGGAGCAGAAATTGGCATCTCAACCGATAAGCTGCACGCACGCGGGCCGGTAGGACTGATAGGACTGACCAGTGAAAAGTATATTGTCCTGGGTGATGGACATATCAGAATATGA